A window of the Haloarcula litorea genome harbors these coding sequences:
- a CDS encoding Hsp20/alpha crystallin family protein: MALPTNTPSSWMRSLDLPNRLFETGSDDYELYEEDDEFVLSVEMPGFDVEDIDVSWDDGVLNIAAERRDEQRSQRRTYHRRFRFPKRVDDEAIAASYTNGILEIRLPVERGATARGKEIEVQG, from the coding sequence ATGGCTCTGCCCACGAACACCCCCAGCTCGTGGATGCGGAGTCTCGACCTGCCGAACCGGCTCTTCGAAACAGGCAGCGACGACTACGAACTGTACGAGGAGGACGACGAGTTCGTCCTCAGCGTCGAGATGCCGGGGTTCGACGTCGAGGACATCGACGTCTCGTGGGACGACGGCGTCCTGAACATCGCCGCCGAGCGACGCGACGAACAGCGGAGCCAGCGGCGGACCTACCACCGTCGCTTCCGGTTCCCGAAACGCGTCGACGACGAGGCCATCGCCGCGAGCTACACGAACGGCATCCTCGAGATCCGTCTCCCCGTCGAGAGGGGTGCCACCGCTCGCGGCAAGGAGATCGAAGTCCAGGGCTGA